DNA sequence from the Cucumis melo cultivar AY chromosome 6, USDA_Cmelo_AY_1.0, whole genome shotgun sequence genome:
ttaaaattttacgtGACCCTCTTCTTGTGAGTTATTTTGTTTGATGTGAATTATTTGATCAAATTGAATTGAACAAAAGTTATGAAAATTTAATCAATAGTTAAAGTGTTCGTTTTAAAGAACTATagtttgatttttaattttaaaaaatgaggtCTATGAACAATACTTACACCACTAAAACTAAATTTCTAGTTTTGTAATCAATcaaaaattttctaaaaattttgTTCACCCTTGTAAGCATATAAATTAAACAAGGATGTgatctcaaaaaaaaaaaaaagaaattatttccATACAAAACAAATGCAGAAGCCATAAAGAGAATGCAAACTAAGGATGAACAAAAAGAGGGACGAGAGAAAGATACCAAAGTCTGATCCATAAATTTTAGTTGTCCAGAAATACCAATCAACAAAACAGgttaatattaaaatttcaagGAGATGGAACCTGTTCATCTTCTAGAATCCATTAATTTCTGTTCATACAACTCCAACAATCCAGGAATCTTCTCCTTACGACGGTTTATGATTTTTTCTATGAAGCGCTTTTCAGGATACTCAAACAACGAAAAATTATTCTTATGTTTTTTAATCAAACCCTTTGACAGCAAAACTTGATAAACAAAGCCTCTAGGCAAAATCCTCTTCTTCAAACTAAATGCAAATAAAGTTGGTCTTCTGGCAACAGAAGATGATTCGCATTCCATTTTGTTGACAAAAAAATCCATTGTATCATTAATATTATCCTCAGACAATACCATACACCCTGGATGCTTTCTAAAAGCTAAACGGATCTCTTCTTCAGACAATCCCCATTTCCTATAAACTTCAACCTTCTTATCCCATGTAGATTTGGTCATTGATCGCAGAGCAAAAACAGCAACGAGAAACTGCAATCGTTGAGGGTTGAATCCCATTTCCGTAACTCTCTCTACAATCTCCTTGAATCGGATGGAACTTATTAAGAACACTCTAGGCTGGTACtgaagatattttaaaatatttgaatccgGCACTCCAATTTGTTTCAAAAGTTCAATATTGGGACCAACTGAAATTCGAGGATTCCAACCGAGAATAAACGGAAAGCGTTTTATGGTAGCGACAGTCTTCTCCACAGTTCCAAGCATGGCTTGAACGTAATCAAAGACTGGAATAATTTCTTGGTTTAAACTTCGATTTAAAACTTGAGGAGCAGAACATACTAATTTGGTTATCGTGGGGGAAGAAAGACCTTTAGATTGAAAAAACAACAATATGGGAAATAGGGTCTCGGGGTTAGCAGAAAGAATTAGAGGGACCTTCTTAACAAGATCAGAGATTTGTGATTCAGAGAATCCATGATTCCCAAAAAACGCAAGTACAGCCTTCCGCTTGTTCTTGAGCTGAACAATATTCGAAGCCAACGAAGCAGATTTCGGAGATGATGCAATCTCAGAAGAGGTCGATAAGAATCTGAGAGATTTCAACGGACTTTCGGAAAATCCGTGAGAAAAGACTGACAATGGAGATCTAAGTAGAATGATTCTGCGAAACAAGTTATACATGACAGTAAGAACTGCGAGGAGAAGGAAGACTGACCTGTTGGTTacttgttgagaagaagaatGAGAGAAACTACAAATGCCCCAAAAGAGGATGGAGCTATGAAGAAAAATGGGCGGCGCGAGCAGGAGAGGCCATGCGGCCGCCGGTAAAAATGGGAGACGGTGAAATcagaaggaaaggaaaggaaagtaAGAAAGGCAGTTAGGGTTTTTGAAAGGAAATGGTCGAAAATACCCTTTTTAATTTTCcactttttaaaattaactttttttttttccttttaattccGCAAAATCAAATACAAAAGCATTAGAAAATTAAGCCTAAAAAAGATCACTTtctatctttaattttcaaCAATGATGGTCCAATAAAAGTTAATTAACATAAAACCACTAAGAAATATTTGAACAATAGTAATGACAAAGATTGCAACCAACGAGAAGCAATTTAATATTGAAATATTGAAATCTTGAAATCAAACCTCGTTTTGATCTAAACTACAATTTAGGGGTGTAGAGAGATTTGAACTCTGAACCTCTTGTCTACAAGTAGATACGAGTACTAGAACTAAGTTCATATTGGCGATGGATCGAATACTcatttgatttaacaacaattTGTTACTAAAATACATGAATTTAAGTTTCCATCTAAAAAGTTAGATGCCgagttggaaaaagaaaattgaaaaagaagtCTAATGAAAAATTCAAGCACAAATAAGACAACGAATTGGGAAAAATAGGATTTTCTTGGGTGGGTAAAGATTTTTGAGTTGTTTTTCCAAAACAATGTGTTTCGGGACAAATGAGGGTATGAAAGGTTAAAACTAACCTTTAATTTTAGACAACTTCTGTGCAGACATTCCTTTCTCCCTCTCCCTCGTGTGTTATACTTCTTAGTGAATGGGGGTTATGACGAGCGACAAACAACAAACACACAGGCGACTAAGTTGCAGTTCAGACAACGACAATCACGGATTAGACACGTTGCAACCGGATAGTTGCTAAGATGGAGACTTTGTCGATGATGGGGGAGACTGAGTCGCGGCTTGACGACTGCTAAACTCTTATGTTGAACAAATTAAGGAAGCAATATGAAGCTATAAGGgtggggaaaaaaaaaaacaaactcaCTTATCATATTTCTCCTATTTCAATGGCTTCCTCATTGGCCCAGAGGAGATTTTGCCAATCCTAAAGATCAATAAGAATTCTGTATAGCTCCCTTCTTTTTCAGTAAATGAATGACAGATGAAAGCATATTATCTCAAGATGGTACGTATACTATTTTGGCTTGCTCTGAGACATCCAATTTGGCCTACGGTAATGTAACAAGGATAGAAAGTCTTAGGAATATCtatgaaaaaaattcatttcaatattctttgtcTCGAGTAGGGGTGTTAAGTAAAATCGATAACCTAACCAATCTGGATTACCCAACCTAAACCGCAAAaggttgagttgggttgggttgattTGGAAAATTGGAGAGAAAAAATGTCGAGTCTAGTAGCTAGGTCGTGCAAATGAGGGGTTGGATTGACTCAAACCAAcccaattatatatatatattatatataaaattctcTTCTCTGTTTCCAATCTCGACAGAGTCCCCGAGATGACCCGAGTTCTATACTTCTTTTCTATGCCTTCCATCCCAACTGAACAAGCACTGAGATTAGTCCGAGAACTCAATCTCTAAAGCTTTCCATCCTTTATCTCGATTGAAAAACATCGAGATTAGCCCCGATGTTTCACTTCTTTCTTCAATTTCGATCGAGATTGCTCGATGGTGCCAGAGATATTGTAGACCTAAAACCAAAACCCTAAAAGTAAACCTCTTTTTGTATGGATTTTGTAAACTAGGAATTTGaatgtataatatatatatatattctttcctcttgaatgacaatttttttaaaaaaaatcgagCCACTTATATGAAGCTGAAAGGTGAAGAAGATACCTTTGCAATTAAACAAAGAAATACAAGACGTTATGGAGTAGAAGATACCTCTGCAATtaaaacaaagaaatacacGACATTATGGAgtttatcatttctaatactttagaatgttttatttttcttttcgaaCGCTTTTAgagtgttttattttttatcacTCTAACTTCCATATACTTAGGGATTTGACATCAAATAAGATTACTCAAAATTAAGAATGACCAGTAATAATAAATAGGAATGAACTTTGGAAATTAAAGATATCTGTGTTAGTTATATATAAGAATATTTCAGAATAAATTCTTTACGTACttcatttataaaattaatcattaaatatattaattaataaacaacaaacgtatataacttcgatgtattaatcaataaaaagaattaataaattctAATTAAACAATGATAtactaattataaaattattaagAAATAAATTCATATTAAAGTTAATCATAAtgttaatataaataattaattaatagttttatgGGACTGGTACTTTAACATTTATTTAAAAGTacggtttattttttttaaaaaaaagagtatgGGTATAATATATGTGTATATTCAAACTAattcattaaattaaaataaaaagagagtAAATATTGATTTATTAAATCAGTGCAATTAAATGCATACAAAATTTAACGTGGTTGAGAAATTCATTGTCTAACACCGAAGCATTTATATACACaagcaaaataattaaattaaacaactTTTAGAAAATATGCTATACACATGATCATGGAAGGTAACTTTGTGAATGATATGAGCTTTAGCAAAACAATTAAATTTTCATGCTGATTGAACCTGTTCATCTTCAAGAAATTGAATTCATTGATTTCTGTTTATACAACTCCAACAATCCAGGAATCTGCTCCTTATGGGGGTTGATGATTTTTTCTATGAAACGCTTTTCAGAAATCCCAAAGAAGGAAACAGGATTCCCGTATTTCTTAATCAAACCCTTTGACAGCAAAACTTGATAAACATAGCCTCTAGGCAAAATCCTCTTCTTCAAACTAAGTGAAAGTACAATTGGTCTACTAGCAGCGAAAGATGATTCGCATCCCATTTTGTTGACAAAAAAATCCATTGCACCATTAATCTTATCCTCAGAAAGCATCATACACCACGGATGCCTTCTAAAAGCCAAACAGATCTCTTCTTCAGACAATCCCCATTTTCTATAAACTTCAACCTTCTTATCCCATGTAGATTTGGTCATTGCTCGTAGACCAGAAACAGCAATAACAAACTGCAGTTGTTGAGGGTTGAATCCCATTTCCGTAACTCTCTCTACAGTCTCCTTGAATCGGATGGAATTTGTTAAGAAATGTCTAGGCTGCCCCtgaagatattttaaaatatttgaatccgGCACTCCAATTTGTTTCAGAATTTCAATATTGGGACTAACTGAAATTCGAAGATCCCAAGCGAGAATACCCGCAAAGCGCTTTATGGCAGCGAGAGTCTTCTCCTCACTTCCAAGCATGGCTTGAAGGTAATCAAAGGCTGGAATAATTCGTTtgtttaaatttacttttacGATATAAGGACATGAACATACTAATTTGGCAACTTCTGGGGAAGAAAGACCTTTAGATTGAAAAAACAACAGTTTGGGCAGTAGGGTTTTCTCGGGCTTCGCAGAAAGAATTCGAGGATACCTCTTGGCAAGGTTAGAGAATTGTGATTCAGAGAATCCATGATTCGCAAGTAACGCACGTACAGCCTTCCCATTATTCTCGAGCTGAACAACATTAGAGGCCAACGAAACAGATTTCGGAGATGATACAATCTCAGAAGAGGTGGATAAGTATCTGAGAGATTTCAACGGACATTCGGAAAATCCGTGAGAAAAGACTGACGATGGAGGTCTAAGTAGAATGATTCTGTGAAACAAGTTATACATGACAGTAAGAACTGCGAGGAGAAGGAAGACTGACCTGTTGGTTccttgttgagaagaagaatAAGAGAAACTACGAATGCCCCCAAAGAGGATGAAGCTATGAAGGAAAATAGGCGGCGCGAGCCGGAGAGGCCATGCGGAGAAataaggaaaggaaaggaaaggaaagaagGGAGTTAGGGTTTTTGAAGGGAAATGGTCGAAAATACCCTTTTTAATTTtctactttttaaaatatataactttttttttcttttttttttcgattgTTCTTGCTAATTAGTGAGAAGCAATTTTATCCTTACACAAGGATGGATCAAGTAATACAATCCAGGGTAAAGAGATTTGAACTCAAACTTCTTGTTCACGAGTACATAGTAATGTAGTTGAACTAAGTTCATGTTAACAATGGATCAAATATTCGTTTGATTTTACACCAATTTCTTATTAAACATACATGAATTTAAGTTTCAATCTAAAAGACAGGGAATTGGGAAAAATAGGATTTTCCTTGGGTGGGTAAAGATTTTTgagttgttttctttttcaaaacaaTATGAGTTTTGGGACAAATAAGTGTATGAAAATTGAAAACTAACCTTTAATTTTAGACAACTTGTGTGCAGCCATTCGTTTCTCTCTCTCGTGTGTTATAATTCTTAGTGAAGGAGAGTTCTAACGGCGACAAACAACAAGCACACAGGTGATTAAATTGCAGTTCAGACATCtatgaaaaaaattcatttcaatattctttgtcTCGAGTAGGGGtgttaaaaaaattgttaaccTAACCAATATGGATTACCCAATCCAAACCGCAAGGATTGAGTTGTGTTGAATTTCTAAATTGGAGATAAAAAAATGTTGAGTCAGATAGTTGGGTCGTGCAAATAATGGATCGGGTTGACCCAAGCCAACCCAATTATGTATATAAGTATATAAAATTTCTTTTCTGTTTCCAATCATGGCAAAGGTCCTGAGATGGCCCATGTTCTAGGCTTCTTAACTTCTCTCTTTCCATCCCATCCCGATCGGACAAGCACCGAGATTAGCATGAGAACTCAATCTCTAAAGTTTTCTATCCTTCATCTCGACAGGGAAACACCGAGATTAGCCTCAGTATTTCACTTCTTTCTTCAATTTCATCTGAGATTGCTCGAGGGTGCCAGAGATGTTGTAGACTTAAAACCAAAACCTAAAAGTAAACCTCCTTTTGAATGAATTTTgtagatttgaaatttgaatataatatatatatatatatatatatatatatatatatatatatatatatatatatctttttgcCTCTACGGCTTATTCACCTtgcatattgaaaaataatatgaattatgaaaaaaaaaaaaaaaaaacaacctgAATTTTTTGGGTTTGGATGGGTTAAACCTTGCCTATTGAACCGATTTTTGCCAACAGATACTTTAGGTTGGTCCATAAAATCCAGCAATTTTAGCAATTATTTGCTactgtttttctctttttaatatGAAGGTGGAAGGTGAAGAAGATACCTCtacaattttaatttgttttgacGTCATGGAGTTTATCAATTCGCTTTCTAACGCTTTCAgagtgttttattttttttatcacttTGACTTCCATATACTTCTAGATTTGAAATGGAAATAAGATTACACGAAATTGGAAATTAAGGAGAATATATATTGATTTATTAAATTAGTGCAATTAAATGCATTCACTGTGTTATACACATGATCATGGAAGGAAACTTAGTGAATGGTATGAGCTTTCTGTTCAGAAGAAAAACGATTAAATTTTCATGCTGATCGAACCTGTTCATCATCAAGAATCCTTTAATTTCTGTTTATACAACTCCAACAATCCAGGAATCTGCTCCTTACGAGGGTTGATGATTTTTTCTATGAAACGCTTTTCAGGAATCCCAGAGAAAGAAACAGGATTCCCGTGTTTCTTAATCAAACCCTTTGACAGCAACACTTGATAAACATAGCCTCTTGGCAAAATCCTCTTCTTCAAACTAAGTGAAAGTAAAAGAGGTCTAGTAGCAGCTAAAGATGATTCGCATCCCATTTTGTTGACAAAGAAATCCATTGCACCATTATTCTTGTCCTCAGAAAGCATCATACACCATGGATGCCTTCTAAAAGCCAAACAGATCTCTTCTTCAGACAATCCCCATTTCCTATAAACTTCAACCTTCTTATCCCATGTAGATTTGGTCATTCGTTGCAGACCAGAAACAGCAACAACAAACAGCAATCGTTGAGGGTTGAATCCCATTTCCCTAACTCTGTCAACATTCTCCTTGAATCGGATGGAACTTGTCAAGAACATTTTAGGCTTCTGCTGAAGAtaaattgaaatatttgaatCCGGCACTCCAATTTGTTTCAGAATTTCAATATTGGGACCAACTGAACTTCGGAGGTCATGACAGAGAATAACGGCGAAGTGTTTTATGGTAGCGAGAGTCTTCTCCTCACTTCCAAGCACGGCTTGAATGTAATCAAAGGCTGGAATCATTCGTTTGTTTAAACTTCCTGATAAGACACGGGAAACGAACATACTAATTTGGCGATCTCTGGGGAAGAAAGACCTTTAGATTGAAAAAACAACAGTTTGGGCAATAAGATTTTCTCGGGGTTCGCAGAAAGAATTTGAGGCCGCCTCCTAGCAAGGTCAGAGATTTGTAATTGAGAGAATCCATGATCCGCAAGTAACGCAATTACAGCCTTCCGATTATTCTCGAGCTGAATGGCATTAGAGGCCAACGAAGCAGATTTCGGAGATGATACAATCTCAGAAGAGGTCGAGAAGAATCTGAGAGATTTCAACGGACTTTCGAAAAATCCGTGAGAAAAGACTGACGATGGTGATCTAAGTAGAAGGATTCAGCGAAACAAGTTATACATGACAGTAAGAACTGCGAGGAGAAGGAAGACTGACCTGTTGGTTacttgttgagaagaagaatGAGAGAAACTACAAATGCCCCAAAAGAGGATGGAGCTATGAAGGAAAATGGGCGGCGCGAGCAGGAGAGGCCATGCGGCCGCCGGTAAAAATGGGAGACGGAGAAATcagaaggaaaggaaaggaagaaagggagTTGGGGTTTTTGAAGGGAAATGGTCGAAAATatcctttttaatttttcactttttaaaattaatcttttttttcttttaattccgCAAAATCAAATACAGAAGTTTAGAAAATTAAGCCTAAAAAAGATTActtctatctttaattttggaCTTATGGTCCATTAAAAGTTAATTAAGGAAACCTTTCGCAACAATTGTTAATTTTTTCCTTATACAAGGATCTAttgaatattttctttttttgaaaggTATTCTGACGTAGGGAAGAGAGATTTGAACTTGAAACCTCTTGTCCATCCATGAGTACATAATGACGAGAGCTGAATTAAGTTCATGTTGATAATAGATcgaatatttatttgattttacaCCAATTTGTTATGAAAAATACATGAATTTAAGTTCCAATCTAAAAATCAATGAAAATTTCAAGCACAAATAAGATAGGAAATCGGGgaaataggattttcttttTGTGGGTAAAGTTTTTTGAGTTGTTTTTTCAAAACAATACGAGTTTTAAGGCAAATGAGTGCATAAAAAGTCAAAACTAACCTTTAATTTTAGACAACTCCTGTACAACcattcctttctctctctctctccctcaaGTGTTGTACTTCTTAATGAATGAGGGTTGTGACAAGTGACGAACAACAAGCATACAGGTGACTAAGTTACGGTTCAAACGACGGCGAGCACGGATTAGACTTGTTGCAACCCAACAGTGGCTAAGAGGAGACTTTGTTGATGATGGGCGGAGACTGAGTTACGGCTTGACAACTTGGACAACTTCTAAACTCTTCTATTGAATAGATTAAGGAAGTGATATGAAGCTATAAGGGTAgggaaaaaaaccaaaatccCTCGTCATATTTCTCCTATTTCAATGGCTTCCTCACTGGCCCATAGGAGATTTTGCCAATCCTCACGATCGATAAGAATTCTGTATATATGTCAATTCTGTCTAAAAATCTTTCCGGGTGATAAGCTCCGTTCTTTTTCAGTAAATGAATGACAGATGAAAGTGTATTCTCTCAAGATGGTAAGTATACTTTTTTGGCTTGCCCTGAGAAATCCTATTTTGGCCTACGGTAATATAATGAGGATTGAAAGTCTAGTAATATCTATGAAAAACTTTGCATTGGGTAGGGTGTTAAAAAGAATCGATAAACCAACCAATATGGATTACCCAACCCAAACCGTAAGGGTTGAGTTTGGTTGGATTAGAAAATTGGAGAGAAAAATATTGAGTCGGGTAGTCCGGTTGCGCAAATAAGGGGTCGGGTTGACTTGACCAACCCAattatgtatataatatatatataaaattctcTTCTTTGTTTTCAATCTCGATAGAGGCCTGAGATGACCCGAGTTCTAGGCTTCTTAACTTCTCTGCCTTCCATCTCGGTCAGACAAACACCGAGATTAACCTTAGAACTCAATCTCTAAACCTTTTCGTCCTTCATCTCGGTCAGAAAACACCAAGATACCTCTGCTAAATTACGaagagatgaaaaagaaaatggtctaAATTTTAGCAATTATTTGCTACtgtgtttttttaaaattttttttgtttttcttttttttttgaaatgaaGCCATTTATATGAAGTTGGAAGGTGAAGAAGATACCTCTGCAAATATAATGTGTTTTGGATTGCTACTTAAAACAAAGAAGTACACGACGTTATGAAGTTTATCagaatgtttt
Encoded proteins:
- the LOC103483815 gene encoding transcription termination factor MTEF1, chloroplastic-like is translated as MYNLFRRIILLRSPLSVFSHGFSESPLKSLRFLSTSSEIASSPKSASLASNIVQLKNKRKAVLAFFGNHGFSESQISDLVKKVPLILSANPETLFPILLFFQSKGLSSPTITKLVCSAPQVLNRSLNQEIIPVFDYVQAMLGTVEKTVATIKRFPFILGWNPRISVGPNIELLKQIGVPDSNILKYLQYQPRVFLISSIRFKEIVERVTEMGFNPQRLQFLVAVFALRSMTKSTWDKKVEVYRKWGLSEEEIRLAFRKHPGCMVLSEDNINDTMDFFVNKMECESSSVARRPTLFAFSLKKRILPRGFVYQVLLSKGLIKKHKNNFSLFEYPEKRFIEKIINRRKEKIPGLLELYEQKLMDSRR
- the LOC103483816 gene encoding uncharacterized protein LOC103483816 codes for the protein MLGSEEKTLAAIKRFAGILAWDLRISVSPNIEILKQIGVPDSNILKYLQGQPRHFLTNSIRFKETVERVTEMGFNPQQLQFVIAVSGLRAMTKSTWDKKVEVYRKWGLSEEEICLAFRRHPWCMMLSEDKINGAMDFFVNKMGCESSFAASRPIVLSLSLKKRILPRGYVYQVLLSKGLIKKYGNPVSFFGISEKRFIEKIINPHKEQIPGLLELYKQKSMNSIS
- the LOC103484193 gene encoding uncharacterized protein LOC103484193 — protein: MFVSRVLSGSLNKRMIPAFDYIQAVLGSEEKTLATIKHFAVILCHDLRSSVGPNIEILKQIGVPDSNISIYLQQKPKMFLTSSIRFKENVDRVREMGFNPQRLLFVVAVSGLQRMTKSTWDKKVEVYRKWGLSEEEICLAFRRHPWCMMLSEDKNNGAMDFFVNKMGCESSLAATRPLLLSLSLKKRILPRGYVYQVLLSKGLIKKHGNPVSFSGIPEKRFIEKIINPRKEQIPGLLELYKQKLKDS